The nucleotide window CGATCTCGTAGAACTCGCTTTTCTCGGCCATGGTGCGAGGGTACCCGCCCGTCTCGCCCGGCCCGCTTATAGCCGGGCGTCGGTGCGCCGCAGGTAGACCACAGAAGCGAGCCACCCGGCGAAGGCCATTATCGCCGATGCTGCGATAACGGTGACGACGGTGGCGGCGGTCAAAGCACCTGCGTCAGCAACCGCCGAGCTTCCGAGCCACAGCGTGTCCGAGAGCAGAGCGGGAGGGAGCATGAACTTCACGCCCGGAGCACCGGAGGCGAGGGCGCCGAATGACACAATGGCGGCGACCAGGCCGATTGCGATTGGGGCCGCGAAGTTGCGGATCACCATAGATAGCATCGATTGCCACGCCGCTACCGCCGACGCCGGCGCCAGCGCGAGCAACGCGGATGCAAGGAACTCTCGCGGGATGTCGCCCGGGATGCCCAGCAGCCGCCCGCCCGCGAGCGCGAGAAGGATCAGCACACCGTGCATTGCCGCGATCGCGATGGTCGTAGCTGCGACCTTCGATGCCACGAGGCTGCCCTCTGAACGAGTCGAGGTGAGCATGGTGAGCCAGTTGTGGCCACGATGTTCGACTCGCCACGCGGCTGCAGCGAGGATGGACACACCGGCCGTCATGAATATCAGACCGTAGAAGAGCATGATCTGGGAGAGATAACTGTCCCAGCCCGAGCTGAGCATCTCCGCGTTCGCGGCGTAGTTTCCTGTGCCAATGGCAGCGGCGATGAGCGGGACCAGCAGGATGACCGCCCAAATGTGTGAACGCCGGAACTTCAGCAGGTCGTTGCGGATCAGGTCCATGGTCTAAATCTCCTTTCGATCCAGCGCTTTGATGCCGGCACCGAAGAGCGCCGAAACCAGCACGAGGTAGCCGATCCACAGCGGCCAGTGCACCTGCACCGCTTCGACACCGGATTCGGCGAAACTGAACGGGGTGAGCACTGCGAAGTAGCCGAACGGGTTGATCGCGGCCAACCAGGCTGGCGAGAGCAGCGCAGCGATGCCCAAGAATCCGCCGACGACCCCGACAGCGAGGACCACAGTCTGCGAGTCAACGATCGCGGCGAGGAAGAGCATCACGGCAAGCAGTGCAAGACTGGTGACGGTCGCGCCAAAGCCGAAACGCAGCCACGTTCCAAGCATTTCGCCGTCCGGCGCTGGAGCGCCAAGCGCAATCGGGAGCGCGAGCACTCCCGCGAACTCGACGGCTTTCAGCACGGCCACAATTAGCCCGGTGACGCCGAACTTGCGAACAAGCAGCGCACCCGGTCGGGTGCCGGCAACAGCGTTGAGGCGCCAGCCGCCGCTCGCGTGCTCCGCGTCCACAACGCGGCTGGCAATCAATGCCAACTGCAGCGGGGCAAGAAAGGCCTGCGCCATGGAGAACCCGACAAGGTAGCCAGCCCAAGACGAGTGCGGGTCGTCCGCGAACTGTTCGATCTGTCCGCCGGCGAAGAGGTTCATGCTGGCGAACAGGACAATCCCTGCCGAAAGCAGCAGTCCCAGCAGCAAGGTCTTGGTGCGGCGGAGTTTCGCGAACTCGATCATCATGCGCTCAACGCCTCCCGTCCGGTCAAGCCGATGAACACTTCCTCCAGGCTGCGGCGCTTGCGCACCACCTGGTGCAGCGGGACACCGTGGGACACCAGCTGCGCGCAGACCTCGGCGACTTGCTCATCGGTCATACCGGAGAGTTCCAATCCGCCGTCGGCGGGCGCAGGACCCAAACCACGCAGCAGGTCCGCCGCGATGGGGGCGGCTGGGGTTTGGATGAAGACGTCGGGCAACTGGGCGTCGTAAAGCTCTTGCTGCGAACCCTGAAAGACGCACCGACCTTGATTGATGATGGTGAGGTGCGATGCCATCTTTTCAATCTCCGAGAGCAAGTGGCTGGAGACGAGCACCGTGCGGCCCTGTTCGCGTGCGAGGCTGACGATGAGCTCGCGGATTTCCTCGATGCCGGCCGGGTCGAGGCCGTTGGTGGGCTCGTCGAGGATAAGCAGCTGTGGGTCGCGCGCGAGCGCCATTGCGATGCCTAGGCGCTGCTTCATACCCAGCGAGTAGTTCTTGACCAGCTTGTCCATCTGGCTTTCCAGCCGGACCAGCTTGATGGCGCGCTGCGCGTGCGCGGGATCGGCTTTGAGCAGGCGGGTGGCAATGCGCATGTTTTCCCCGCCGGTGAGGTGCGGGTACGCCGAGGGTGCCTCGATCAGCGAACCGACGCCGGCGAGCACCTGGGGGCGGGTAGCAGCGGTCATCGGCTGGCCGAGCATCATGATCTCGCCGCTCGTCGGGGCGATGAGGCCGAGCAGCATTTTCATAGTGGTGGATTTGCCGGAACCGTTGGGCCCGAGCAGACCGTGCACCACACCGGGCGCGACCTGAAGGTTGAGGTTGTTCACCACGGCTGTGTTGCCGTAGGTCTTGGTCAGACCCCGCGTTGCAATGATTGGTTGTGTGTCCATGGCCCCAAGGTTTCCGCAGACCAGGGGCCTGAAACATCGGCGCAGGGCACGATTTCTGTGGTCATACCCAGGTATGACGTGAACGGGCTTAAGAATCCAGCAAGTCGGCCCGCTCCACTAACCCGGTCCGATAGGCGAACAGGGCCGCATGCACCCGGTCGCGCGAGGAGGTCTTCGCCAGCACGCGCCCCACGTGCGTCTTCACCGTCGGCATCGAGATGAACATCCGCTCGGTGATCTCGGTGTTCGTCCACCCGCGCCCAATCGCCACCAGCACCTCCCGCTCCCGCTCGGTCAGCTCTTCCAGCGCGAGCCGGTCGGCAGGGGAGAGGGGCAAGGATTGCTCGGGAGCTTCATTGAGCTTTGCGACGATCCGGTTCGTCGCCTTGGGAGAAATCACCGCGTCTCCGGCGGCGACCGTGCGAATTGCGTCGAGGAGCGCCTCCGGCTCGGCGTCTTTGAGGAGGAACCCGCTCGCGCCGGCTGCCAGTCCACCGAGCACGTAATCCTCGTCGTCGAAGGTGGTCAAGATGATCACCTTGGTGTCCGGGTGGCGCTGGGTGAGTTGGCGCGTCGCGGCAATACCGTCGAGGACCGGCATCTGCACGTCCATGAGCACGATGTCGACTGGTTGTTCCGCGGCGTTGGTGAGCGCCGCTTCACCGTTGGCCGCGAGCCACCGGACGTCCAGGTCCGGCTGGGAATCGATCACGCCGCGGATGCCGTGGAGGAACAGGGCCTGGTCGTCGGCGAGGCCGATGGTGTGGGCGCTCACTGGGCCACCTCCTGCGGAGCATCGGTTCTGCGCAGCGGAATTGTCGCCTCTGTGACCCAGGTGTTGGTCTCGGTAGGGGCGGCGGTGACGAAGCCGTCGATAAGCGATGCTCTCTCCTGCATGCCCTGGAGACCGGTGCCGGTCGAGGGGAGAGTTCCGCGCGGCGGAATCGGGTTGGTTGTGCGGACTGCGACGTTGTCCTCGTTCCAGTCGACGGTGAGCTGCGCGGTGCCGGTGCCGTGTTTGAGCGCGTTGGTGAGCGATTCTTGGATGATGCGCTGCACCGCGAGCGTGGTGGCGGGGGCGAGGTCCGCGGGTGGTTGGCCGTGGACGGTGTAGTCGACCTCGAGTCCGCCGGCGCGGCTGGTGGCGACGAGCTGGTCGATGTCGAGGGTTTCTACGAGTGGGGTGACGGGGCGCTGCTCTGAGCCGCGAAGCAGGCCGACGACGCCACGCATCTGCTTCAGGGAATCGCGGCCGACTTTGGCGATGGTGCGCAGCGCGTCGTCTTTGGTTTCGGTGCGAGCGCCGGTGTCCGGTGCGCTGGCGTAGAGAGCGCCGTCGGCTTGCGCGACGATAACGGTGAGCGAGTGGGTGACAATGTCGTGAATCTCGCGGGCGAGGTGGGCGCGCTGCTCCTCGGCTGCGCGCTCGAATTCTTCCCGCTGACGTTCCAGCCGTGCCTGGAGCTCCTTCTCTGCGGTCTCCTCGGCGCGGCGGCGCAGCTCGCCGAAGAGGCTGGCCGCGATGAGGAGCGTGACGCTCCAGGCGATATACGGAGCTCGTTCGGCCGGTGTTAGTGCGGTGATCGTCGGTGAAATGAGAGTCAGCGCGACGGTGTCGCCGACAAACAGGGCGACGGTAATCAGGTCGCGGTGCGGCGAGGGCAGGTGGCGGCGGGCGATGTAGGCGGCGAAAGGGGCGAGCGCGACCGAGCCGGTGGGCAACGTTGGCCTGAACGCGCAGATTGCGAGCGCTGCGGTGATAGCTGCGACGGTGAGTAGCGGCCACCGCCAGCGAGTGAACGGAGCCGCGAAAGCGCAGAGCAGGAGCACCACATCTAGCGCGATGTTGCTTGAGGTTTGGAAGGCACCGAGCAGGCATGCGAACGCGAGCCCTGCGGCGAGAGCCAAGTCTCGGTATCGGGACCGGCGAAGCGACGACGTCTGCACATCCATAACGAGCTAGGCTAGTTCGGGATGTGTGCGACTACGTCGTACTGCGGTATGACGTTCTCTGCGCCTTGAGCCCTACATGTATTTGAACGCGTGCCAGAATCGCTGCCAGTCGTTCTTCGGACGCGCTTTCTCGCGTTCAGCGAGATTGCGGCGCAGCGACTCGATCGACTCCTGCGTGTACTCGCGTGTAGCGCGATCTCGATCGAAGTCAGCTTGAGATGGTTCAAACTTCGTGGTCATCTGCGAGTCCCTCCCTTTCCGCTGGAATCGTTTCGTGAGTTCCGTGTTGACGCCTTGCTGAAGATGAGTTTAAACGTTCTGCAGCTAGAACGCGATGCGCTCATCCCTCCGTTATCGAGTTCCGTCCGCATCGATGTCGTCCACGTCCGGTTCGTTCTGCGGCTCCAGCCGAGCGACAAAGTTATTCACTGCGTCAAGCAGAACGGGATCATAAGCGTTCATACTAGGTCGTCTGGTGTACTGACTCAGAAGATCCCATCCGAAAGCCACCTGCCTTGGGTCATCACTAAATGTGAGTTCTGTTGCCCACTGCAAGCTTTTGAAGTACGAATCCCTGTCGTCGGATCTACGCTTCTGGTTCAGGGTGTCCACTGCGACAGAAGCAGCTATCAAACCCACGAAAGCCGCGAGAAAATTGGGTTGCGTCGTAAAGATCGCTTGCAGCACTTCGGCATAACTCATTGATGTGACTAGCGCGACGGCGCCCACTACCAGCGCGCAAATAACGCTGATAAGAAACGCAATGTAAGCGATCTTGAGCACCGTTTTTAAACCCGAGGCGAAGAATCCATCCATTTCAATAGATCGGTTCCCGTCGTTCTTGGCTCCTCTAAAACCCACTGCTCAAACTCCCCCCTTTAGTGACGAGAATCTTATTCGAGGCCCACATGAGCGGCATCTTGGTAGTGCTCAGCACTGATTGGGTGATAGAAACCGACGCGACTACACTCCCGCACCATGCGAGTACTGGCAGCAATGAGCGGGGGCGTGGACTCCTCTGTCGCTGCGGCGCGCCTTGTCGAGGCCGGGCACGACGTTATCGGCGTCCACCTCGCGCTGAGCAAGGATGCGCAACAGACACGCGAGTCCGCCCGCGGTTGCTGCTCTCTAGAAGATTCCGCCGATGCGCGCCGGGTCTGCGACAAACTCGGCATCCCGTTCTATGTGTGGGATTTCTCGGACCGCTTCAAAGAGGACGTCATCGACGATTTCGTCGATTCCTACGCCCGCGGCGAGACCCCCAACCCGTGCCTGCGCTGTAACGAGAAGATCAAATTCGCTGCCTTGCTCGACCGCGCGGTCACACTCGGCTTCGACGCAATCGCGACCGGCCACTACGCCATCATCGACAGTGACGGCAACCTCCGTCGCTCCGCTGACCCGCTGAAGGACCAGTCGTACGTGCTCGGCGTGCTTACCCGAGACGAGCTCGACCGTTGCATCTTCCCGGTCGGCGACACCGAGAAGCCGCAGATCCGCGAGGAAGCCGCCCGTCACGGCTTCTCCACTGCGAGCAAGCCCGACTCCTACGACATCTGCTTCATCCCCGACGGCAACACGCAGGCTTTCCTCGGCCGCTCCATCGGAATGCGCCCAGGCATGATCAAGGACACCGACGGCAACGAGCTTAAGGAACACGACGGCGCGTTCCAGTACACGATCGGCCAGCGCAAAGGCCTGAACATCCGCGTGCCGGCCGCCGACGGCAAGCCGCGCTACGTCACCGATGTCGACGCCGCTACCGGCACCGTCACCGTCGGCCCGCGCGACGCGCTGAAGGTCAGCGAAATCACCGCAGACCGCCTCAAGGTCCTCCACCCCGCAATGGAAGGCGAGTTCGAGGCCCACGTTCAGATCCGCGCACACGGGGGAGTCGTCGGGTGCAGGGCGCGTATCGACGGCTCGTCCATGACGCTCACCCTCCACGAACCGCTCGAAGGTGTTGCCCGCGGTCAGGCCGCAGTGCTGTACCTGCCGGATCCGGACGGGCAGGGCGACATTGTGCTCGGCTCCGGCACGATCTGCGGCACCACTTAAACCGCTTAGACTCAGCATTTGTGAACGAACATCTCGTCTGGACCAACCCGCTTGCACCCAAGTGGCGCTGGGGGCTGATCGGGCTCGTAGTGCTCGCGGTCCTCGGCGTGCTGGCCGCTATGGCCACACAGCGCTTGAACACCTGGATCGGTATTGCCACCATGCTCGGGTTCGCAGTGCTGATTAACCTCATCCACCGCATCGGCACCTTCCTCATGGTCGATGCGGACGGTCTGCACTTCGGGATGTTCCCGCGGCCGAACGACATCATTCCGCTCCAGCACATCAAGGAGGTGCGAGTCGAGGAGCTGCCCGCCCACCACCGCGTGAAACGCCCGTTCGGCTCCTTCGCCGATCCCGACAAAACCACCGTCAGTGTTGTAGACGCGAACTCGTCCACCCGCGCAGTCGTCCTGAAGACCCGCGACGGTCGTACCATCAAAGTCGGCGTCGGCGACAACGGCCCAGCAGCGGAGACGTTCGTGAAATCCCTGCGTAAGCAGCGGCGGGGGATCCGTGGCTAGTCAACTCCCTCCCGCACCGACCGCGTTCGGTCTCGGCCCGCTACCCGGTACCGACCTCGCGAACGCAGCCGACATCGTCATCTCCGAAACCCCACTGCCACACATCCCGCAACTGCCCGATCGCGGCATCGGTTCGGATGCAATCGGGCGCACCGCAGCACTCCTAGACATTCCCGTCGAACCCGGACCTCGCGGCTGGCGCGTCGCCCCACGCCCGCGCACCCAAACCCAGTTCCGGGACCAGATGGAGCGTGACCTCGACGTACTCGAGGAGCTCTGGGCCAGCAAAATCGATCAGGTCAAGGTGCAACTCGTTGGGCCATGGACGCTCGCGGCGGAAATCGAAATGGCAAATGGGCACCGCATGATCACCGACCCCGGCGCGCTTCGCGACATCACAGAAGCGTTCGCCGGAGCGGTGGAGCAGCATAAAGGTGCCGTCGATAAGCGGATTGCTCCAACCGTTTTGCAACTCGACGAGCCGCGACTCGCCGACATTGCTGCGGGCAACCTCAAGGGAGCGACCGATTACGAGGAGATCCGTGCATACCCAGAGCCGTTTGAGCGGCTCGCAGGCTTCGGGGAATTTTTGCTCAATGCACCATTGCTTATCGACGCCCCCTGGCAGACCGCAGACCTCAAATCGCTGACCTCGGCTGGGCAGCGCGATCGGGTCGCGGAGTTGTTGGAAAGCGGGGCGCGGTTGGCCATTGCGCCCGTTGAGCCGGATTGGCTTTGGCGCTACTTCGACGAGTTACAACTCGACCTGGCGGTTACAGCGCTTGATGTGTTCGCGGCTGGCGGCAGCACTTTGACAGAGTCCGCTAAGAATTACCGCGCCGCGAGGGAGATGGCTGAAGGTTTGCGGTAACGCTTCGAATCTGTTCGCAGTATGCGATAGTTGTCGTATGAAGAAAACTGCACATTCTATGATCGTGGCCCTGGCTGTATCGGCTGGCGCCATTGTTGTTCCAGCTCATGCTGCTGAAGGCGATACCCCTTCGGTTCAAGAAGAAACCACAACCCAGGCTGGGGTGCCGGAAAGCCCATCAGCTGAGCCGGCTGAAGAGACCGGTGGTGAGACCGACACCGATGGAGCTTCCGAATCGGCGAGCGAGACTCCTACAACCACCAGCACGACGGCAACCACGACCCCTGCATCGACTTCGGCTCCCGCTGCGGTTCCGGCTCCGACCGAGCGTGATGGCTCCTCGACCGGCGCGATCGTCGGTGGCGTGGTGGTCACCCTCGGCGTGCTGGCAGCAGCCGCCGGAGGAGCGTGCTGGGCCATGCAGCAGGGGATCATCCCGAACCCGCTGCCGGGCATCATCCCGTGCCACCCGCCTGCGCCTCCGGCTCCTCCGGCTCCGGCGCCTGCTCCCGAACCTGCACCAGCACCGGCACCTGAGCCGGCTCCAGCACCCGCACCGGCTCCGGCTCCTGCGCCCGCTCCGCAGCCTGCCCCGGCACCCGCGCCGAGGCCCGCGGCCACCAAGCAGTACAAGAACTGCACGGCGGTGTGGAATGACCTCGGGCGTCCGATCCGTCGTGGTGAGCCCGGCTACGGATCGCACCTTGACCGCGACGGTGACGGCGTCGGCTGCGAGCGCCGCCCGAAGTAACTTACAGTTACTAGCCCTTCATCGGCCAGGCTAGCGAAAAGTCGGAGGTGTCACGACCTTTCGACTGGAAATGGCGGCGGAGATTCTCCTGGCAGTTGTAGTACTCCACTGCCTGGTACTCCATGAGCGAATCGGTGTCCATATCGGCGAGCTCGGGCCAGATCTTGCGGACCTGCTTCCATGCAATGCGCGCCGCGGCCATCGCGTCCGAGGTGGCCTCGTGTGCGTTGTCCAGGCGGACTCCGTAGAACTCCGAGAGCGCAGTCAGGTTCCGGCTGCCTTTGCGGTAGCGGTCCCGGGCGCGGTCGATCACGAGTGGATCGAAGACGGGGCCAGTGACCGTGAAATCACCCGTGAGGTGGCGCAGGACGGTGAGGTCGTAGGGCGCGTTGAACACGATCAAGGTGAGGCCGTCGGCCCAAGCCTGCTTAATCGCGTCAACCGTTTCGCGCAGCACCTCGTCGTGGTCGCGCCCTTCGGCGCGGGCCTTCTCCGTTGTGATGCCGTGAACGGCGGCGGCTGCCTCCGGGATTTCCACACCAGGGTCGGCGAGGGCTTCCGTGGCGGTGACCTCGGAGCCGTCGATACGCACAAGCGCACTGGTGACAATGCGAGCTTCCCGCGGGTTAGCCGACGTTGTCTCGAGGTCGAACGAAAGCATCCGCGACGCATCGAAGCCTGGTGGGGTTGCCATGCGGATTATTCTAACGGGCGCCCCGACGCGCCAGCTCGAGTCTTCCGGGGCAACGTTTTCCACTGCGTCCATGATCCCTTTCGCGATGAATTTAAGCGTTGCTCGGTGGATAGGCGGGATCAATAGTCAAACGCATGTCGAATCTAAGTGAGTTCCAACAGCGGGTCCTGAATGCCACCCGCATCGACCTTAGCCACCAGGTGCACGCGGAGATCCCGCGCTTCCCGGCGTTCGAGCCGATGCGCGAGCGCACCGTGAACACGATCGCGGAACACCGATTCTGGGCAAAGGAGTACACATTCGCTACTCCGTACGGAACGCACATTGATGCGCCTGGCCACTTCGCAGACGGCAAGAGGCTCGTTGATGCCATCGGCATTGAAGAGCTCATCCTTCCGCTGTACGTGCTGCACTTGGAAGACGAGGTGGCGAAGAACCCTGACTACGAGGTCACGGTAGAAGCAATTACCGCGTTCGAGTCAAAGTACGGAGAGATCCCATCGGGCAGCTTCGTGGCCTTCTCGAGCGGTTGGCACGAACGCTGGGACGACCCGGTGGCGTTCCGCAACCTCGACGATGATGGCGTACAGCACACCCCGGGTTGGTCACTCGATGCATTGAAGTATCTGGTGGAAAAGCGCAGGGTCGCCGCGATCGGACACGAGACCCTCGATACAGACGCAGGTGTGACCGCCGCCCGTGAGGGTTTCCTTTATGGGGAGCTCTACATTCTTGAACAGGACATCTACCAGGTCGAAGTCATGACCAACCTGGACCAGGTGCCTGCCACCGGTGCTGTGATTGTGGTCGGTCCGGCGAACATCAAGGGCGCGCCGTCGATCACGTCTCGCGTCTACGCGCTGTTCGAGTAGTAGGCGACCTAGACTTGGGCGCTATGACTGACACCGCGCCCGAAGTCCAGGACCTCCATCGCCAATGGGATGAGCTGGCTGAGGAAGTTCGCCGTCACCGGGACCTGTACTACAACGGTCAGCCGGAGATTTCGGACGCCGAGTTCGACACGCTCTTCCGCAAACTCCAAGCGTTCGAGGAAGCCCACCCGGAGTTCGCGGTACCGGATTCGCCGACCATGGAGGTCGGCACCGCGCCAACGAGCGACGCCTTCGCCGATGTCGTCCACCTCGAGCGCATGCTCAGCTTGGACAATGTGTTCTCGCCCGAGGAACTCACCGAGTGGCTGGAAAAGACACCCGGACCGTATGTCACCGAGCTGAAGATCGACGGGCTCTCCATCGACCTGGTCTACGAAAACGGCAAGCTCACCCGCGCCGCAACGCGTGGCGACGGCCGTGTCGGCGAGGACATCACCGCCAACGCACGCGTCATCCCAGACATCCCACACGAGCTCACCGGCGACTTCCCGCCGCTGGTAGAGGTTCGCGGCGAGGTGTTTATCCGCCCAGAAGACTTCCCGGAGCTCAACGAGCAGCGCATCGCGGAAGGCGGCAAACCGTTTGCCAACCCTCGCAACACCGCAGCCGGCGGTCTGCGCCAGAAGAACCCGGAGGACGTGAAGAAGCGCAAACTCCGCATGATCTGCCACGGCTTCGGCGCGCGCGAAGGTTTCGATCCGCAGACCCAGTTCGAGGCCTACGAGAAGCTCGCCGAATGGGGCCTACCCGTCTCCGAGTACACCAAGCAAGCGGAGAAGCCAGAGGAGATCCTCGGCATCGTCGAGTACTGGGGCGAACACCGCCACGACGCGATCCACGAGATCGATGGCCTCGTGATCAAGGTCGACTCCGTTGCCACCCAACGCCAGCTGGGCAACACCTCACGCGCCCCGCGCTGGGCGATCGCCTACAAATATCCGCCGGAGGAAGTGACCACGAAGCTCAACAACATCGAGGTCTCCATTGGTCGCACTGGCCGCGCCACGCCGTTCGCCGTGCTCGAGCCAGTCTTCGTTTCTGGCTCCACCGTTGCCATGGCCACCCTTCACAACCAGCACGAGGTCAAGCGCAAGGGCGTGCTCATCGGCGACACCGTCGTCGTCCGCAAAGCCGGTGAGATCATCCCCGAGGTGCTCGGCCCGGTCGCCGATCTCCGCGACGGCTCGGAACGCGAGTTCGTCTTCCCCAAAGACTGCCCTGTTTGCGGCACGGAACTCGCCCCGGCAAAGGAAGGCGATGCCGACTGGCGCTGCCCGAACACTCGATCGTGCCCCGCGCAGCTCGGTGCCCGCCTGGAGTACATCGCCTCGCGCGGCGCGTTCGACATCGAGGCGCTCGGCGAGAAGGGCGCCCAGGACCTCATCGCTTCCGGCGTCCTCGAGGACGAAGCTTGCCTTTTCGACCTCACCGAAGAGGACCTGCAGAAATCCCAGGCCTACACGCGCAAGGACGGCCAGATCAACGCCTCCGGCAAGAAGCTCCTTGCCAACCTCGAGCAGGCAAAAGGGGTAGAGCTCTGGCGCGTCCTGGTCGGCCTCAGCATCAGGCACGTCGGTCCGACGGCAGCACGCGCGCTTGCGGCTCGCTTCAAGAGCATGGAGGCGCTTGTCGACGCCTCGGTCAACGAGCTTGCCGACACCGATGGCGTGGGCCAAATCATCGCCGAATCGTTCAAAGCGTGGTTCGAAGTGGACTGGCACCGCGAGATCGTGCGCCGTTGGGCCGAGGCGGGCGTGCGCATGGAGGACGAAGCCGGTGAAGAGATCGAGCAAACCCTTGAGGGGCTCACGGTGGTTGCCACCGGCTCGCTCGAGGGCTTTACCCGCGACGAGGTCAAAGAGGCGATCATGTCCCGCGGCGGCAAGGCCGCCGGCAGTGTGTCGAAGAAGACCGATTACGTCGTGGTCGGGGAAAACGCCGGCTCAAAGGCCGCCAAAGCGGAGGAGCTCGGCGTCCCGATGCTCACCGAGGCGCAGTTTGTGCAGCTGCTTGAGGGCGGCCCTGCGGCGCTGGATGGGTAGCGGTCGCCGGCGCCTCCCGGATTAGTCGTGCAGCGCGAATGCCGACGAGTGCAGCGGCCCACAGCGCGATTATCCACCACAGCCACATCGGGAACTGGCCGTTCCAATTCATGCTGGCCCCGACGAACCACACCACAACTGCGGTAAACACAGTATTCACTAGGGCTACCCCCGGTTTATTGGTGGTGCGCACAGT belongs to Corynebacterium glaucum and includes:
- the ligA gene encoding NAD-dependent DNA ligase LigA codes for the protein MTDTAPEVQDLHRQWDELAEEVRRHRDLYYNGQPEISDAEFDTLFRKLQAFEEAHPEFAVPDSPTMEVGTAPTSDAFADVVHLERMLSLDNVFSPEELTEWLEKTPGPYVTELKIDGLSIDLVYENGKLTRAATRGDGRVGEDITANARVIPDIPHELTGDFPPLVEVRGEVFIRPEDFPELNEQRIAEGGKPFANPRNTAAGGLRQKNPEDVKKRKLRMICHGFGAREGFDPQTQFEAYEKLAEWGLPVSEYTKQAEKPEEILGIVEYWGEHRHDAIHEIDGLVIKVDSVATQRQLGNTSRAPRWAIAYKYPPEEVTTKLNNIEVSIGRTGRATPFAVLEPVFVSGSTVAMATLHNQHEVKRKGVLIGDTVVVRKAGEIIPEVLGPVADLRDGSEREFVFPKDCPVCGTELAPAKEGDADWRCPNTRSCPAQLGARLEYIASRGAFDIEALGEKGAQDLIASGVLEDEACLFDLTEEDLQKSQAYTRKDGQINASGKKLLANLEQAKGVELWRVLVGLSIRHVGPTAARALAARFKSMEALVDASVNELADTDGVGQIIAESFKAWFEVDWHREIVRRWAEAGVRMEDEAGEEIEQTLEGLTVVATGSLEGFTRDEVKEAIMSRGGKAAGSVSKKTDYVVVGENAGSKAAKAEELGVPMLTEAQFVQLLEGGPAALDG